From Abditibacteriota bacterium:
TGACGGTCAGGGGCGAGGAGGCACGGCTGGTCATAGAGCCGGACTGCATCCCTCTGGGGAGCTGCTTCAACAAGGCCGGCTTCGCCGCCCCTGCGGCGAGGCTGGAGGAGAACGCCCACCTGTTCCGCCTGAAGCTGCCGGGCTGGGAGAACGCGGTCATGTCCCGGGACGGCGTCCCGGTGGAAAAGACCGGGGCGGGCTTTACGGTGACCCCCGGGGAATACGTGATCAGGAAGGCCGCTCCCGGCAAAACGGGTGATTGACCCGGCTCACGGGAGCAGACGAAAAAAAGATGCCGCGTTTGCGGCATTTTTTTTCGCTTGGGTGAGGCGGCTTAGAACAGGGGGACCTTGAATATTATTTTGTCCGTCCGGGTGTGCTCCGGGTCCGGCATCAGGCTGGGCATGTGGGCGTCCCAGGGAAAGAGGACCAGCAGCCGCCCCGGCTTCAGCAGCAGGGTGTATTCTTCCCGGGCTGCCAGCCATTCTATATCCCCGGCGGGGTCGTATTCCTCCAGCACGGCGCAAGCGTCAAGAGGGGCGGCTTTGACCAGCTCCTCCCCCTTCGTCACCAGCTGTATGTCTATATATTTTCTGTGGGCCTCGCAGCGCCCCTCCCTTTTCAGAGGGTCTCCTGGCTTTTGGATGACCCGGATGCCGCCCGGGAGCTCCTTTTCTCCGGCGGCCAAAGGCTCTGTGTCCAGCCGGGAAAGGTACAGGCAGCATCGGCCGAAGGGGCTCTCCGGGCCGAATATCCTGAGAAGCTTGTCCGGTGAAGTGTATATCATGATGCGCCTCTCTGTTTGTTTCTCACCTCCATCATAGCACAAAAAGCCGGCAAAGAGCAATCCCTTTGCCGGCCCCGCGC
This genomic window contains:
- a CDS encoding YhcH/YjgK/YiaL family protein is translated as MIYTSPDKLLRIFGPESPFGRCCLYLSRLDTEPLAAGEKELPGGIRVIQKPGDPLKREGRCEAHRKYIDIQLVTKGEELVKAAPLDACAVLEEYDPAGDIEWLAAREEYTLLLKPGRLLVLFPWDAHMPSLMPDPEHTRTDKIIFKVPLF